Below is a genomic region from Methanobacterium sp..
ATACCTAATTCTTCCATCAAAGATTCCTGGTAGTATTCAAGGTTGAATGTACAGCCTGGACATTGGGTAACAATTACATCTGGCATGGCCTCAGCGATGCTTGCAAGTTTTCTCCTTAAAATTCCCCGAGGGTAATCACGGTCAATTACCGAACGGTGCAATCCCCCTCCACAGCATAGGAACTTTTCAGAATAATCCAGAACTTCACATTTAAATTCTTTTAATATAGTATCAATTACAGTTGGATTTTCGAAATTACCAGATTTAACATCTTTAAAAAAGAATTTAGAATAATGACAGCCGTGGTGAGTAACAGCTTTGACTCCTGAAAGGGAATAAACAGCTTTTTCGACTATCTTGCTCCTTCGTGCCAGAAATACATCTGAAATATGGCTGACTTCAGAATTGATATCATATTTTTTGCCCATATTTTTTAACATGCCTTTAAACTGTTTTTCAAGCTTTTTTTCCTTGGAAAGCAACTTCTGGCAGTGTTTTAAGTTGTTATAAGACATTGGACAGATGCAAGTAATATTATGGTTTTCAGTTTCTGCTGCAAGTGAAAAATTACGGGCATTTAAAGCCATAGCTGTTTCAATTGGAACTGTACCCGTATAAACTCCTAATCCTGCACATGAAGATTGGCGTGGGTCATCTGCATAATCAGCTTCAATAATATCGAGAATATATTTTACTGAAAGCTCTATTCCAGGATATACAGATCCTGCTGTACAGCTTTTAAATAAATAATAGTTATCAAGAGGTGGTGAAATAGTGTCCGGGTTCATTTTACAGCCCCCCAAAACCTGTACGTTTTAAAATTTCCCGTATTTCCCTCAAAGATTCTTCAGGAACTGGAACATTCCTTGCATCATCACTTCTAAATCCTAAACGTTCACGTTTCAGGTTATTATCACGGCAACGATGATAGGTTTGCTCCCCAAACTCAGTGAGCAAGTCTATATCCTGCGTAGATGGCAAAAATGTTTCTCCTTTTAAGTAAAGGTTCCTCTTTATTTTCTCTGAAATATCACTGATTTCTGGAGGGACATTACCTTCTAAAACAGCCAGGGTTTGCAGTGCCAGCACCCCTAAACCCGCTTTACAGTTTCTAGGACACCGTGCCCTGCATGAATAGCACTGGCCGCATTTCCAAATGAGTTCATTCAATTCTTCTGTGTAAATATCGCCCAGCATAAACCGCCTCATCAGATCCCTTGGCCTGTAATCTGCATACAGGTAGGCTGCAGGACAGCTTGCAGTACAGCGCCCACACTGTATACACTTTTTAAATCCACTTTTCTTGAATATAATACTTTTAAAAGGTTTTTTACCTATTTTAAGAGTTATTCGTCTG
It encodes:
- a CDS encoding CoB--CoM heterodisulfide reductase iron-sulfur subunit B family protein: MNPDTISPPLDNYYLFKSCTAGSVYPGIELSVKYILDIIEADYADDPRQSSCAGLGVYTGTVPIETAMALNARNFSLAAETENHNITCICPMSYNNLKHCQKLLSKEKKLEKQFKGMLKNMGKKYDINSEVSHISDVFLARRSKIVEKAVYSLSGVKAVTHHGCHYSKFFFKDVKSGNFENPTVIDTILKEFKCEVLDYSEKFLCCGGGLHRSVIDRDYPRGILRRKLASIAEAMPDVIVTQCPGCTFNLEYYQESLMEELGMSLRIPVLYISELFALLLGAEPEDIGIDMHAVPVEPFLEKFGIGDGKK
- a CDS encoding 4Fe-4S dicluster domain-containing protein; the protein is MADNRMIESTANESIRRITLKIGKKPFKSIIFKKSGFKKCIQCGRCTASCPAAYLYADYRPRDLMRRFMLGDIYTEELNELIWKCGQCYSCRARCPRNCKAGLGVLALQTLAVLEGNVPPEISDISEKIKRNLYLKGETFLPSTQDIDLLTEFGEQTYHRCRDNNLKRERLGFRSDDARNVPVPEESLREIREILKRTGFGGL